The genome window atctagcaaggcctcttctaccctgaaaggctcaatagaagagacaaaggagtaatgctcacaaaaattaactaatcgagatcgagtagttactcccttgctaatatcacccagaatttggtcgacgggatgatccctttgaatcattgctcgaacttgggttggaggtgccggttgtgcttcttcctccatcacatgatcatcttgtgctcccccttgatcacactcctcctgatgaacctgttcatcgttttgagttggggaatgcaccattgttgaggaagaaggttgatcttgctccaattgttcctgtggtcgcacatcaccaatcgccatggtgcgcatagcgaccgttggaacgtcttcttcatctacatcatcaagatcaacaacttgctctcttggggagccattagtctcatcaaatacaacatcgctagagacttcaaccaaacctgatgttttgttgaagactctatacgcctttgtatttgagtcataacctaacaaaaacccttctacagctttgggagcaaacttagaatttctacccttctttactagaatgtagcacttgctcccaaatacacgaaagtaagatacattgggtttgttaccggttagtagctcatacgaagtcttcttgaggaggcgatgaaggtagaccctgttgatggcgtggcaagccgtgttcacggcttccgaccagaaacactcgggggtcttgaattctccaagcatcgtcctcgccatatcgattagtgtcctgttcttcctctctaccacaccattttgctgtggtgtgtagggagcggagaactcgtgcttgatcccttcctcctcaaggaactcctccacttgaaggttcttgaactcggacccgttatcgctccttatcttcttcaccttgagctcaaactcattttgagctctcctgaggaagcgcttgaggatcccttgggtttcagacttatcctgcaaaaagaacacccaagtgaagcgggaaaagtcatcaacgataactagaccatacttacttcctcctatgctcagataggcgacgggtccgaagaggtccatatgtagcagctccaggggtcttgatgttgtcatcacatttttggtgtgatgagagcctcccacctgtttccctgcttgacaagctgcacaaggtctatctttttcgaaatgaacattggttagacctatcacgtgttctccctttagaagcttgtggaggttcttcatccccacatgtgctaagcggcgatgccacaaccagcccatgcaagtcttagccattaagcatgcatctagactggcctcttcttttgcaaaatcaactaagtaaagcttgccgtctagaatagccttaaaagctagtgaaccatcacatcttctaaagacagacacatctacatttgtaaacaaacagttatatcccatattgcataattgactaatagatagcaaattatatccaagagactctactaaaaacacattagagatagagtgctcatttgagattgcaattttacctaacccttttaccttgccttgattcccatcaccgaatattattgaatcttgggaatccttattcttgacgtaggaggtgaacatcttcttctcccccgtcatgtggtttgtgcatccgctgtcaataatccagcttgaacccccggatgcataaacctgcaaggcaaatttaggcttgggtcttaggtacccaactcatgttgggtcctacaaggttagtgcaaatatccttagtgacccaaatgcaagttttgtctcccatgcattttgcccctaacttcctagcaactattttcctatcctttctacaaatagcaaaggaagcatttaaagcacgataaattgtagaaggttcattcattattttcctaggagcatgaataatattctttctaggcacatgatgaatagcacttctcctagacatatttctaccatgcatataggaagaactagaagcagacatggcatgagaatcaaaatcatcataagcattataactcctataagcatttctagtttgtctcctatcatggtacataaaagcatggttccttttagcactactagccataggagccttccctttctccttggcagagataggagccttatggcttgtcaagtccttggcttccctcttgtagccaagtccatccttaattgaggggtgtctaccaattgtgtaggcatcccttgcaaattttagcttatcaaaattactcttgctagtcttaagttgaacattaagactagccaattcatcattaagtttggaaattgaaactaggtgttcactacaagcgtcaatgtcaaaatctttacacctattacaagtttcaacaatttctacacaagaattagatttactagctacttctagtctagcatttaaatcatcattaaaactctttaacttagcaatagtttcatgacaagaagatagttcactagagagcatttcatttctcttaatttctagagcaagagatttctgagcttctacaaatttatcatgttcttcatacaacaaatcctcttgcttttctaaaagtatattcctatcattcaaggcatcaatcaattcattaattttgtctaccttggttctatctaatcccttgaataagcatgagtaatctatctcatcatcatcactagactcatcctcacttgaagaagcataagtactagtattatgagtgcttactttcttctcccttgccatgaggcaagtgtgtcgctcgttggggaagagggatgacttgttgaaggcagtggcggcgagtccttcattgtcggagtcggacgaagagcagtccgaatcccactccttgccaagatgagcctcgccctttgccttcttatagttcttctttttctccctcttgttcccttgatcctgatcactatcattgtcgggacagttagcaataaaatgaccaagcttaccgcatttgaagcatgagcgcttccccttggctttggtcttgcttggctgtcccttgcgacctttaagcaccgtcttgaatcttttgatgatgagatccatctcttcatcattaagtccgcccgcctcaatttgtgccaccttgctaggtagcgcctccttgcttcgtgttgccttgagagcaaggggttgcggctcgttgatcggaccattcaaggcgtcgtccacgtacctcgcctccttgatcatcattcgcccgctaacgaatttcccaagaacttcttcgggcgacatcttggtgtacctgggattttcacgtatattgtttaccaaatgaggatcaagaatggtaaatgaccttagcattaggcggacgacgtcgtggtccgtccatcgcgtgctcccgtagctccttattttgttgataagggtcttgagcctgttgtatgtttgtgtcggctcctcgccccttatcatcgcgaaccgtccaagctcgccctccaccaactccattttggtgagcaaggtgacgttgtttccctcatgagagatcttgagggtgtcccagatctgcttggcattgtccaagccgctcaccttgtgatactcgtccctgcacaaagaggctagcaacacagtagtagcttgtgcatttttatgaatctgttcattaataaacacagggctatccgagctatcaaatttcattccactttccacaatctcccaaatgcttggatggagagaaaacaggtgagtacgcattttgtggctccaaaatccgtagtcctctccatcaaagtgagggggcttgccaagtggaatggggagcaattgagcatttgaactatgcgggatgcgcgaataatcaaaagaaaagtttgagttaaccgtctttcgtctatcgtagtcgtcgtcgtccttttgggaggaggaagattcgtcgctgtcgtagtagacaatttccttgatgcgccttgtcttcttcttcctcccatcttttcttttgtggcccgagcccgagtcgttggacttgtcatcccttggctcgttgacgaaggactccttctccttgtcgttgatcacgattcccttccctttaggatccatctcttcgggcggttagtccctttgtgaagagaacggctttgataccaattgagagcacctagaggggggggtgtgaataggtgatcctgtaaaacttaaaaacttaagccacaaaacttggttaaacgttagcacagttaatgccaagtggctagagagaagatcttgcacaatacgataaccacaaagagttcaacacagaaaagacacagtggtttatcccgtggttcggccaagtacaaaacttgcctactccacgttgtggcgtcccaacggacgagagttgcactcaactcctctcaagtgatccaatgatcaacttgaataccacagtgttatgcttttcttttcttatcccgtttgcgaggaatctccacaacttggagcctctcgcccttacacttttgatgttcacaaagaatcacggagtaaggaaggggagcaacacacacaaatccacagcaaaatgcgcacacacacggccaagaatcgagctcaaaagactatctcaaagttctcactagaacggagctcgaatcactgagaatgacaaacgaatgcgcaaagactgagtgtggatgatcaagaatgctctaaggttgcttggtgttctcctccatgcgcctaggggtcccttttatagccccaaggcggctaggagccgttgagaacaaatctggaaggccatccttgccttctgtcgtcgggcgcaccggacagtccggtgcacaccggacactgtccggtgcccgatttccttccttaaatggcgaagccgaccgttgcagatgcgggagccgttggcgcaccagacatgtccggtgcacaccggacagtccggtgcccccttccgaccgttggctcggccacgtgtcgcgcgcggattccgcggccgaccgttggcccggccgaccgttggctcaccggacagtccggtgcacaccggacagtccgatgaattttagccgaacgtcatcggcgaattcccgagagtggccacttcgctcgaggcagcctggcgcaccggacactgtccggtgtaccaccggacagtccggtgccccagaccgaaacagcctttcggctgtacacaaccaactcttctcttttcttcttctttctgtttctaatcacttagacaagtatattagtacacaaaaccaatgtactaagatttagaaacatacctttactcttgttttgcactttgtccacccatgggcatagattcacatttaagcacttgtgttgacactcaatcaccaaaatacttagaaatggcccaagggcacatttccctttcagagggtagcggatatgttgaacgactatcaggaggcacaatacacgggaggatgtatggatgacgagccagagccgactgcaaaggcgttctacgacatgtttgacgcggcacagaagccccttcacgaccagacaaaggtttctcaactagatgccattgggcgtgtaatagcGTTTAAGTCgtagtacagcatgagtagagacgcattcgatggcttgttgatggttattgggagcctgcttccggatgatcacgttctgccaaagagcatgtacgaggcacagaaactcctttgtgcactcaagatgacgtatgagcagattcatacttgtccgaagggctgcgtgctatttaggaaagaatacgtggaggcaaagtactgtcccaagtgtaaatcgtctaggttcatggaggtagactctggtgatggacagaagaggcagctcgacatccccttgacaatcctacagcACCTTCCGTTTATacagaggatccagcgtctatacatgacagaggaatccgcgaaacaaatgacatggcacaaaaatggaaaatgatacaatcctgacaagatggtgcacgcatccgatggtgaagcatggaaacactttgatgccattcaccgtgagaaagccgaagaggctcgtaatgtacgtgttgcgttggccacagatgggttcaatccctatggaatgagcgctgccccgtacacatattggcccgtgtttgttatcccaatcaatctccccctggtgtgtgctttcaaaggcagaatatatttgtgtcattgataattcccggacacccagggaataaaatgggcgtgtacatggagcctttgatcgatgaattggtatgtgcctaggaggaaggggtatggacgtatgaccaaggtacgaagacaaacttcagaatgcatgttttgtaccagtactccatgcatgacttaccggcgtatgggctattctgcgcctggtgtgttcatggtaagttcccatgcccagtttgcaaggaagctctcaggttcatttggttgaaaaagggtggcaaatattcgtccttcgataaacatcaacaatttctccctcctgaccatccattctgcctaaacatcaagaactttacgaaaggtgtcgtagtgacagaccgcccacctgcaacgatgactggtgccaaaATTCATCaatagatagatgggctcgtggccaacacagaaggtggttttgtgggatatggtgagcaacatatgtggacacataagtctggcttgactcggctcccctattatgacgacctgctccttccacacaatattgacgtgatgcacactgaaaagaatgttgctgaggcactgtgggcaacaattatggacattcctcataagtcaaaggataacgtaaaggcaagagtggatctgacagcattatgtgatagaccaaaccaagagatgaagtcgccaagtggtggaaagacatgaaGAAGGCCTAaggcaccggtataggttctttgccgagtgtcaggaccatagcactcggtaaagaaccaAGATCTGGGCATCgatataggttctttgccgagtgtagtggctctgacactcggcaaagaagcacgctttgccgagtgccatacaaagcactcggcaaagaacctggcATGGGGACCCCGCTGAcatattctttgtcgagtgctggccggcagacactcggcaaaggtaactcctttgcGAGTGTCatctaggcactcggcaaagacgtcgtctccgtcacccggcacCATGACggttgcttttctttgccgagtacttcctggcactcgacaaagtctttgccgagtacttcctggcactcggcaaaatctttaccgagtgcttgagaaaaagtactcggcaaagaagactttatcgatgcactgtgtgccgagccctctttgccgagtgcgacactcggcaaagccgtcgaTTCCGGTAGTGTCAGATGCCATTTGATAGGGATGTAGTTCCTAATCTTCTGTCAAGTTTAAGATAACTATCGATTTAATGGAAATCGATAGACCGATCTAGCTGCAAACCATAAAGATGCAAACCCTATAACCTTTTAGCACCATCTCTTTTGTGTTTATTAACCACGTCACAATCTAATTACCCTCATTGAGGATACTAATCCCTCGTGACAACCAAAGAATACAAACAAAAACATGATAAAATATAACTCAAGTATAATAATAATTACATATATATGACTAAGTACTCAAATTTGGGATTTCACATACCGATAACGACAACCATTCAAAAAATAGATTGTTCTAAAGCAAAATCCAAATACTAACGTGAGCGACAACTACTGAATATAAGTCTAAGAGGAATCCAAGGACCCCTATTTGTGCTCCCCTAATGGGCTACATGTTATATGACCTAATTACTCAAAAGATGGTGATGCAACATATTGTTAGATTTCTGGATGTTGACTTGTTTCGACAATTTCTATGACCTAATTAAGTGGCATATGGAGGTGGGGCGGCGTTGACGTGGTGGGAAACGACATATGGGCATCACCAGCGGGGGCAGCGAGTGATGAATAATTTCGATGATGCAGACATGAAATAATCGTGTGTATGCAAAAAGAAAAATAATTTGATATTTTTCTGTAACAATGGTAGATGAGTGATTTTTGTGAATAGTTGAAAGTAAAAGACATAAGTAAAAGTGATGTCAAATTTGTGCTAAACAAAAGTTGCTTTTGAATGTGAATTTGGATGGAAGCCATCTCTTTTGGTTGACTTTTGACTATAAATAAGTCCAAATTACTCCCCTCTTCTATGGACAATATTCACATAACCCTCTAAAGTATTTTTTGTTCATTTTATCTATCCACCCATTTGAGTTGCTTCAATTTACTTTTTAACAAAATTTGTTTTTTTCATTTGTTTATGTATAAACTGAGTTTTCAGTACAGATTTTGTTAGTAGCTAATAGCATATTTTAGACTAGAAAAATATATTATGATCTTTTTATAATTATTTTGTTAGGTTAGGGTAAATGAAATATGAAATAATGATGAAAATTCTTACCATATTTTTCTAACATAAGTTATAATATTTTCAATAACCTTAGAAAATACGAACTTGATAGAAATGAAAAAAAGTCTCTCACTAATAAGATTCTCAGGAAAAAAATCTTAAAAATAGATATATAGTATATAGCATGCCCTATGCCGTAGGATACGCGTGGTCGCGCCAGATTTGCGTGCACTTGTCATTCGCGGTCGGCGCGTATCTTTCCCCTGCTCCCTGCCGCTGCACAAACGTCGTGCGCTCGGGCCGCCTTGTTTCCACGGACTTGCCAGGCTCGCCTCACCTCCGCGCCTCCGCCGTCCAACGGCCAACGCCCATCCAAAATGCGGCATCTCCGCCAGCACCAACAAGTAGCATGCAAAAGCTCTGCCAGGCCCGCACGGGCCTCGAATTAATATTTTGCGTCCTACTAGTATATATATTTTCTATATTTCTCCCGTACATACAATCCTGTCCTCTGTCCTCTGCTCTCCTCCGAGGAAGACACATACCACACCACCGATGTCCGATGCGACGAGGGAGCacataataaaaaaacaataaGACAATAAAATTAAATAAAATTATAAACAGAGAAAAGGACAACGTGAAATACCCTAGGCCGTGATCTTGGCGGCTGCGGCGCGTCGGCGATCGGCGGGGGTCGCCCCGCGGCCGACGACGTCATGCTGGGGCGGCGCGGGGAGATGGGGTACGAGGAAGGGGAGCTCGAGCTGGAGGAGGGCGAGGCGGCCTCCGGCGGCGGCCGTGAGCTGGTTATTCCCGACGCGCTCACCTGCATCGTAAGAACGTTCTCTGCTCTCCTCCTCGTCCTCCTCGTCGTCCTATTGCGTGTGAGAGTGTATTGGATCAATGGCTGATCAGATGTCAGTATGCGAATGCGTTCTCGTGCCGAGGTGATTAGTGTTGCTGTCGCAGCGTTGCGAttgtttttttgttttcttttgcgTTACGGGTAGTATGATATACAAGTACTTGTTACCAATGTTGCAGAGATTTAGGTCGATTTTGCAGTGTGGTTGAGGTAATCACTGATTGACACGAATGCATGGTTGTTTTTTTTATCAATGCAACATCAATGCTTCAATCTAACATGGTTACATGAATGCTgtggggagggggggggggggggggggggttacgaTTCTGCCGGTTCATTGCTGGCCTCTGTGGGGGATTCGAATTTGGCTAACTTGTTAGCTTTACCTGGTAAAGTATCGGAGCCGACATGAGAATGCAACTATGCAAGACTAGTTGGTAGTTACTTCTGCAACCGTTGAGTAGTAGTACTAGTTTGCGGTGATTTCTTGTACCCCTTGTGTGAATTATGAAACCTTCTCAATTTCAGTGCTAGATTTAGCAGGTTACTGGGACAAGTTTGCTGGTGATTGGCAGTAGTATGGTTTGTACTGTTGGTTCACGTGCACATTTTCTGTTCCATTTGATTTTGGTTATTTTCTGGTTACCTGTCCTGCTTGGTGAAAACTCTGCTATGTTAACATAGATATGTATCCGTCTGCTTCCGTTCTAGTTTCATCCCTAGGTAGGCCCTTGTACTTTACAATttataggttggacacaaatcaattTCTGCTGTTGAGATCAGTGCCTAGAGGCAACATATAGACAAAATTTATCTTCTACTCTGATTTTTTCTTTGAAAGGACTTCCTAGCTGACATACGTGGGGAGGTAACTCATACATGTTTGTATGTATTCAAGGGATTTAATATATTTGTTATATGATAGTTCTGGGGTTACCTCGATGTAAGTGATAATGTGTATTTTGAGGGCTGAATTATTCCTTCTAAGCTTATGCTTCACCGCTTTCTATTGATAGTTTTACACCCAGAAAGAGTGCATTTAACTTTGTTGTTCCATACCTGTCTATACTTCAAAAAAGAAGAAACGGCTTTCTCCTTTTACATACATGCTTTATCTTTTTAGTATACACTCTCATAGTACAGCCTCATCCTTCTGGATGATCAGCCTTTAAACTTTTACTTATAACTATGTTCTTTGTGCTAAAAGACTAAAGCGTGCTGTATTATTCACAGGATGAAAGAATCCAAAATGTGTTGGGTCATTTACGCAAGAAATTTGAAGGTGAAATAACTCATATGAATTTGGGTAAGAGGAGTAAAAATTGCCAACCTGTTTGCTCTGTACAGTTATTGATGTTATATTGGCTTATGTGAAAAATCGTTCACACTACATAGGTTCGATGTATGGATGCCATGGTTCGTTCTTGCCAACATACCCACGTTCCCCTTTGGGCTTTCCTCAATATAGGAACACTGCAGATCCAAAAAACCATGGCAGTGCCTCGAGATCCCTGCATGTATTAACAGAGGTACACTTTACAAAATTTTACATATATTGACTTACTAGGATTGATGCCTACATGTGACAATATTACAATGTGCTTCCAGAATGCGCAAAAGAACCATTTTGTTAAGACGGAATTAGACAGCAGCAGGAAAAATGAATACTGTCGAATATCCAATGAGAGTGATGGCAATCAACAGATGTTAAACAGAGCAGTCATTGGGTCTGAGCAGAAAGCACGAAAAATACGTATCAAGTTGAACAGCAATAAAAGTTTGCCAAGAAATACTGCTGCTATATATAGTGGCCTGGGCCTAGATATTTCCCCTTCATCATCTGCAGAAGACAACCTAGATGAGACTGCTGGGGCTCTGGTGCCTGAAGTTTTGCCTGATGAATCTCCACGTGCCATACTTGAGGTTAAATTTTACCCTGTTCGTGATATTGTGGTGAAGCCTTGTACAATTGATTTGAAGTGTTAATGCATTGTGCTTTTTGAACAGATAATGACCAGCCATTATATTCCTGGAGGACACTTGCTCTCACCCCTCAAGGAAAATGTTCTAGAATTGAAACAAAAGCCTAAAGTGATGGTAAAACAAGAAGCACCTGAATTTCAAGTCAAAGTAGAATTGCATGGAGACTGGGGCTGTACAACCTCTGCTACTCTGGATAACAAAGATAAGTGTACCAAGGAAATCAAGTCTGATGAAAAGAAAGACAAGATCCCCATTTTCAGGAGTTCAAAAATCAGAGTTAACAAACCATCTGCTGTGAATAAGGGAACTAAGCCTTTACAGGATGTTTTAGATGATACCGGTTCAAACTTGTTGCCTACAATTGTAAATACAGAACATACAGTTGAGGAGCCAGCGAAATTTACAGGTGCAATTTCAGATAAAATGAAGGGATCGAAGGATGGTGCATCAAAAGGACACATTAGTGGCAAGAACAAAAACATTAAGGAGGAACCTTCGCTTGATCATGGATTTTCTCGTAAAAACAGATGTGATTCTGATGAGTACAATGGTAAACCTCATGCCAGTTCATGTCAGTTGCAAAACATTCCCAACAAAACTTCGCCACTGGAGAGGGACAAAGGGAAAGTATTGCATATGGAAGATGAACCATCTCAGTACAAAAGCAAGGAAAATGGAGACCTGTTTAGTGCAGATTCCATGGCTGTCATGGTAGGAAATGTTGATAGAAATTCTTTAGGGATgatgaaagggaagaagaaagtttCTTCTTTGCAAGCCACCCTGTCTGGGAAGTTCAAGTTCAAGGCAAAAAAACAATTGAATGACAACATTGATAGAAAAAAATATGGTGAAGACGAGCATTATGCTTTAGACCATAGAATTGGTTTGGATAATTCATATCAAATAGATAAGAGTGTGAGGCTTGAGAAAAAGACCATCTCATCTGGGGAGATTGATAACAAGTCAGATGTTGGAAATGATGGTGGTGTCAATATCTCTGCCATGTTTGATGAGAAATCAGATGTTTTGCCATTAGCATCTGCATCCCTGCCTGCTCCAGAACCCATTTTAATAAATGAACAATGGGTGTGCTGCGACAAGTGTGAGAATTGGCGCCTTTTACCCTATGGGATGAATCCAGATATACTTCCCAAAAAATGGCGGTGTAGCATGCAGAGTTGGCTGTAAGTTCATCCACCTCGTTCAATTACTTGTAAGTGTTGTTAAATGCTTTATTTGGTTTTTAAGTGTGATTATTTTGGTATTTGCAATTCATTATAGGCCTGGAATGAATAGCTGCAAAATAACTGAAGACGAGACCACAAAAGCCCTTCGGGCACTTTATATGGTTCCTGCACCTGAAAATAACATTAAGGATGGTGGTCATGATAATGCTATGTCAGGCAAAGGTACAGCTATTGCTCCAACTTTTCAGGGAAATACACAGTCCATCAGTTCACTGGGGAAGCTAAAAGGTTCCCTTGATGGAGCCAATGTGGCAAATACTTTGGAGTCAGCTGGTATGTCAAAGCCCTCAAAGAATCTGCATGCTCCTTCAAGTAGAAACTTCTCTAAACTGAAGGAAAAAAGGAAGCTGGTGGAATCATCAGATAAAGGTGCACCACCTAAGTGTTGTTGAAGTTTACTAATACCTTTCTGTTGTTTTGTTTCTAAAGATTCACATTTCTTTAGGAGAAATTGTTGGAAAAGACCAATCACGTCGAATGAGAAGCAGTGTAGGGGTTGATCATGATAACCTGCGAGCatcaaagaaaatgaagaaagaatCCAATGGCCCTGTGATGAAGCATCAACCCTCTGAGTTTGAAATAAGCAAAAGTAGTCCTGCCAGTGAGACTCTGAAAAACATTCAGAAGCGCAGTTGCATTTCTCCTGGCATGGGAAAGTATGGTTTATCTTCATCAGGTAAACATTCTCATGGTGAGGATAAAGATTTCTCAGCTGTGGTCATTAAAACATCAGATACAGAGAACTCTGGCCCTCGAGACTCATCCATTAAGAAGAGAAAACTGAAACAAAGGCAGTCAAGC of Zea mays cultivar B73 chromosome 8, Zm-B73-REFERENCE-NAM-5.0, whole genome shotgun sequence contains these proteins:
- the LOC103635747 gene encoding uncharacterized protein isoform X1: MLGRRGEMGYEEGELELEEGEAASGGGRELVIPDALTCIDERIQNVLGHLRKKFEGEITHMNLGSMYGCHGSFLPTYPRSPLGFPQYRNTADPKNHGSASRSLHVLTENAQKNHFVKTELDSSRKNEYCRISNESDGNQQMLNRAVIGSEQKARKIRIKLNSNKSLPRNTAAIYSGLGLDISPSSSAEDNLDETAGALVPEVLPDESPRAILEIMTSHYIPGGHLLSPLKENVLELKQKPKVMVKQEAPEFQVKVELHGDWGCTTSATLDNKDKCTKEIKSDEKKDKIPIFRSSKIRVNKPSAVNKGTKPLQDVLDDTGSNLLPTIVNTEHTVEEPAKFTGAISDKMKGSKDGASKGHISGKNKNIKEEPSLDHGFSRKNRCDSDEYNGKPHASSCQLQNIPNKTSPLERDKGKVLHMEDEPSQYKSKENGDLFSADSMAVMVGNVDRNSLGMMKGKKKVSSLQATLSGKFKFKAKKQLNDNIDRKKYGEDEHYALDHRIGLDNSYQIDKSVRLEKKTISSGEIDNKSDVGNDGGVNISAMFDEKSDVLPLASASLPAPEPILINEQWVCCDKCENWRLLPYGMNPDILPKKWRCSMQSWLPGMNSCKITEDETTKALRALYMVPAPENNIKDGGHDNAMSGKGTAIAPTFQGNTQSISSLGKLKGSLDGANVANTLESAGMSKPSKNLHAPSSRNFSKLKEKRKLVESSDKGEIVGKDQSRRMRSSVGVDHDNLRASKKMKKESNGPVMKHQPSEFEISKSSPASETLKNIQKRSCISPGMGKYGLSSSGKHSHGEDKDFSAVVIKTSDTENSGPRDSSIKKRKLKQRQSSQHFRDPHCSNNDTNGITKQNITEINAVKKKSRSELNLLKTDRIATDSRGTVGGVDDRISTDKECLSEQLQENTHFQHPSLVEGTTKREIRHAQTPIAATSSSSKMSNSNKYIAHFQETRASPVESVSSSPLRSSDKNPLGRHRSSSWTITENVHSQESGKINSSCSNRNYDLGSDCDKAKARISGCFNGDVSHHVQKDRDFLKDKQDVMNACLINKGSGFGARNFQLSPEHKVNPDVLSSHDNDGHKQPTVRQNGKTQPHFGSNQGDHANLTYGHIKPGKGNIPNKDQKTNPSAVKASKQQPSLNNASNGDASYKARQIEKAVIENLDTRKHITLNGDASNLTSASVLLKEARDLKHLSKRLKQEKGDDFESTSMCFEAGLKFLHVASLWETPNIDSSNQGVSIQAMKLYSETGILFGFCAHEFERLKKMANAALAYKCVEVAYMKAAFFRSPGVIKDRHALHAASLMVAPAESPSSSASDIDNLNNQSTVAKAVSARGVYSPQIASNSISRNNHHLMGLLSYAEDTNNSFEGTRKSQTSFSAYLSGIGKNQVDEVALVRKVLDFSFHNVKGLLQLIRHSLESINHESGK